One region of Streptomyces rishiriensis genomic DNA includes:
- a CDS encoding bifunctional FO biosynthesis protein CofGH: MTTSATSGTGPGPTPGPTENSMRRALKRARDGVALDVGEAAVLLQARGAALADLTASAARVRDAGLEAAGRPGVITYSKSVFVPLTRLCRDKCHYCTFVTVPGKLRRAGHGMFMSPDEVLDIARRGAALGCKEALITLGDKPEDRWPEAREWLDAHGYDDTIAYVRAISIRILEETGLLPHLNPGVMSWTDFQRLKPVAPSMGMMLETTATRLWSEPGGPHHGSPDKEPAVRLRVLEDAGRSSVPFTSGLLIGIGETFEERAQSLFALRKVSRAYHGVQELIIQNFRAKPDTAMRGMPDAELDELVATVAVARHIMGPAANLQAPPNLVDSEYERLIGAGIDDWGGVSPLTIDHVNPERPWPQIEELAAKSAAVGFELRERLCVYPEFVRRGEPWLDPRLLPHVRALADPETGLAVPDAVVEGRPWQEPEEVFVPSGRTDLHRTIDTDGRTSDRRDDFDEVYGDWGALREAAAPGMVPERIDTDVRQALATAADDPTKLTDDEALALLHADGPALDALTRIADDVRRSTVGDDVTYIVTRNINFTNVCYTGCRFCAFAQRRTDADAYTLSLDQVADRAQQAWELGAVEVCMQGGIHPDLPGTAYFDIARAVKERVPGMHVHAFSPMEVVNGATRTGMSIRDWLTAAKEAGLDSIPGTAAEILDDEVRWVLTKGKLPTATWIEVVTTAHEVGIRSSSTMMYGHVDQPRHWLGHLRTLAGIQQRTGGFTEFVTLPFIHTNAPVYLAGISRPGPTMRDNRAVTAMARLLLHPHIPNIQTSWVKLGSEGAAEMLRSGANDLGGTLMEETISRMAGSSYGSYKSVKDLIAVAEAAGRPAKPRTTLYGEVPEERQRAASASDGHLPDLLPVLD; encoded by the coding sequence ATGACGACTTCCGCGACCTCCGGAACCGGCCCCGGGCCGACCCCCGGCCCCACCGAGAACTCCATGCGTCGCGCTCTCAAACGGGCTCGTGACGGTGTCGCCCTGGACGTCGGCGAGGCGGCGGTGCTGCTCCAGGCGCGCGGGGCGGCGCTGGCGGATCTGACCGCCTCGGCCGCGCGGGTACGGGACGCCGGTCTGGAGGCGGCGGGCCGCCCCGGGGTCATCACGTACTCGAAGAGCGTCTTCGTCCCGCTGACCCGGCTGTGCCGGGACAAGTGCCACTACTGCACCTTCGTCACCGTCCCGGGCAAACTCCGCCGCGCGGGACACGGGATGTTCATGTCCCCCGACGAGGTCCTCGACATCGCCCGGCGCGGGGCCGCCCTCGGCTGCAAGGAAGCCCTCATCACCCTCGGCGACAAGCCGGAGGACCGCTGGCCGGAGGCCAGGGAGTGGCTGGACGCGCACGGCTACGACGACACGATCGCCTACGTCCGCGCGATCTCGATCCGCATCCTGGAGGAGACGGGTCTGCTGCCGCACCTCAACCCGGGTGTGATGTCGTGGACCGACTTCCAGCGCCTGAAGCCGGTCGCGCCCAGCATGGGCATGATGCTGGAGACGACCGCCACCCGGCTGTGGTCCGAGCCCGGCGGCCCGCACCACGGGTCCCCGGACAAGGAGCCCGCCGTCCGGCTGCGCGTCCTGGAGGACGCCGGCCGCTCCTCCGTCCCCTTCACCTCCGGACTGCTGATCGGGATCGGCGAGACGTTCGAGGAGCGGGCGCAGTCGCTGTTCGCGCTCCGCAAGGTCTCCCGCGCCTACCACGGCGTCCAGGAGCTGATCATCCAGAACTTCCGCGCCAAGCCGGACACCGCGATGCGGGGTATGCCCGACGCGGAACTCGACGAGCTGGTCGCGACGGTGGCCGTCGCCCGGCACATCATGGGCCCGGCCGCGAACCTCCAGGCCCCGCCCAACCTCGTCGACAGCGAGTACGAGCGGTTGATCGGGGCGGGCATCGACGACTGGGGCGGCGTCTCCCCGCTCACCATCGACCACGTCAACCCCGAGCGTCCCTGGCCGCAGATCGAGGAACTCGCCGCGAAGTCCGCCGCCGTCGGGTTCGAGCTGCGCGAACGCCTCTGCGTCTACCCGGAGTTCGTGCGGCGCGGCGAGCCGTGGCTCGACCCGCGGCTGCTCCCGCACGTCCGCGCGCTGGCCGACCCGGAGACGGGACTGGCCGTGCCGGACGCGGTCGTCGAAGGCCGCCCCTGGCAGGAGCCGGAGGAGGTGTTCGTGCCGTCCGGCCGTACCGACCTGCACCGCACCATCGACACCGACGGCAGGACGTCGGACCGCCGCGACGACTTCGACGAGGTGTACGGCGACTGGGGCGCCCTGCGTGAGGCGGCCGCCCCCGGCATGGTCCCGGAGCGCATCGACACGGACGTACGCCAGGCCCTGGCGACGGCCGCCGACGACCCCACGAAACTCACCGACGACGAGGCCCTCGCGCTGCTCCACGCGGACGGCCCGGCCCTGGACGCCCTGACCCGCATCGCGGACGACGTGCGCCGCTCGACGGTCGGCGACGACGTCACGTACATCGTCACGCGGAACATCAACTTCACCAACGTCTGCTACACGGGCTGCCGTTTCTGCGCCTTCGCGCAGCGCCGCACCGACGCCGACGCGTACACCCTCTCCCTCGACCAGGTCGCCGACCGCGCCCAACAGGCCTGGGAGCTGGGCGCGGTGGAGGTGTGCATGCAGGGCGGCATCCATCCGGACCTGCCCGGCACCGCCTACTTCGACATCGCGAGGGCGGTGAAGGAGCGGGTCCCCGGCATGCACGTGCACGCCTTCTCGCCGATGGAGGTGGTCAACGGCGCGACCCGCACCGGGATGTCGATCCGTGACTGGCTGACGGCGGCGAAGGAGGCGGGTCTGGACTCCATCCCCGGCACGGCCGCGGAGATCCTGGACGACGAGGTCCGCTGGGTCCTGACCAAGGGCAAACTGCCGACGGCGACCTGGATCGAGGTCGTCACGACGGCGCACGAGGTCGGGATCCGGTCGTCCTCGACGATGATGTACGGCCATGTCGACCAGCCGAGGCACTGGCTGGGCCACCTGCGGACCCTGGCCGGCATCCAGCAACGCACCGGCGGCTTCACGGAGTTCGTCACCCTGCCGTTCATCCACACCAACGCGCCGGTGTACCTGGCGGGCATCTCCCGGCCCGGCCCGACCATGCGGGACAACCGCGCGGTGACGGCGATGGCCCGACTGCTCCTGCACCCGCACATCCCCAACATCCAGACCAGCTGGGTCAAGCTGGGCTCGGAGGGGGCGGCCGAGATGCTCCGCTCGGGCGCCAACGACCTCGGCGGCACCCTGATGGAGGAGACGATCTCGCGGATGGCGGGCTCGTCGTACGGCTCCTACAAGTCGGTCAAGGACCTGATCGCGGTCGCGGAAGCCGCCGGCCGCCCGGCGAAGCCCCGCACCACCTTGTACGGCGAGGTGCCCGAGGAGCGGCAGCGCGCGGCTTCGGCGTCGGACGGGCACCTGCCGGACCTGCTGCCGGTGCTGGACTGA
- a CDS encoding TIGR03619 family F420-dependent LLM class oxidoreductase, with translation MRIAVTIFLTDETITPVRLARELEQRGFAGLYLPEHTHIPVERTSPYPAGGDLPREYGRTLDPFVALGQAAAVTETLGLGTGITLVAQHDPIDLAKQIATVDHLSGGRLTLGLGYGWNVEEAADHGVEWRTRRELVRDRMRLMQALWAEEPTAYQGEYGGVRASTAYPKPVQKPRGPVVGPRTLVGGAAGPKLFSHIGEYADGWLPIGGRGLSEALPVLRSAWADAGREPDALQVVPYAVHPSPGKLAYYAGLGIEEVVVQLPPVGEAEALRALDEFAPYL, from the coding sequence ATGCGCATCGCCGTCACGATCTTCCTCACCGACGAGACGATCACCCCCGTCCGCCTCGCCCGTGAGCTGGAGCAGCGCGGCTTCGCCGGGCTCTACCTGCCCGAGCACACGCACATCCCGGTCGAACGCACCAGCCCCTACCCGGCGGGTGGCGACCTCCCCCGCGAGTACGGCCGCACCCTCGACCCCTTCGTCGCCCTCGGCCAGGCGGCGGCGGTGACCGAGACGCTGGGCCTCGGCACCGGCATCACGCTCGTCGCCCAGCACGATCCGATCGACCTCGCAAAGCAGATCGCCACCGTCGACCACCTGTCGGGCGGCCGCCTCACCCTCGGACTCGGCTACGGCTGGAACGTGGAGGAGGCCGCGGACCACGGCGTCGAGTGGCGCACCCGCCGCGAGCTGGTCCGGGACCGGATGCGGCTGATGCAGGCCCTGTGGGCGGAGGAACCGACGGCGTACCAGGGCGAGTACGGCGGGGTCCGTGCCAGCACCGCGTATCCCAAGCCCGTACAGAAGCCGCGCGGGCCGGTCGTCGGCCCCCGCACCCTCGTCGGCGGCGCCGCCGGGCCGAAGCTGTTCTCGCACATCGGCGAGTACGCCGACGGCTGGCTGCCGATCGGCGGCCGGGGCCTGTCCGAGGCGCTCCCCGTGCTGCGCTCGGCGTGGGCGGACGCCGGCCGCGAGCCGGACGCCCTCCAGGTGGTGCCGTACGCCGTCCACCCGTCCCCCGGCAAGCTCGCGTACTACGCCGGGCTGGGCATCGAGGAGGTCGTGGTCCAACTGCCCCCGGTGGGCGAGGCGGAGGCGCTGCGCGCACTGGACGAGTTCGCGCCGTACCTCTAG